The following are from one region of the Georgenia sp. M64 genome:
- a CDS encoding DapH/DapD/GlmU-related protein, with product MTDLPPPTTELKNFLDHVNRGALIEGGSEHHRFMHGAAQEALRIVAELNTGYRTPQEVRALLTKLTGTEVDESVTLFPPFYSEFGKNLTIGRNVFINIGCRFQDTGGITIGDGTLIGHGTTLTTLNHRLDPDRRADMTPAPIVMGHNVWLGAAVTVVPGVTIGDGAVVGAGAVVTKDVAAHTIVAGVPAKLVRATGFESSRS from the coding sequence ATGACTGACCTGCCACCGCCCACGACGGAGCTCAAGAACTTCCTCGACCACGTGAACCGCGGCGCACTGATCGAGGGCGGCTCGGAGCACCACCGGTTCATGCACGGTGCCGCCCAGGAGGCGCTGCGCATCGTCGCCGAGCTCAACACCGGCTACCGCACACCCCAGGAGGTGCGAGCCCTGCTGACGAAGCTCACCGGCACCGAGGTGGACGAGTCGGTCACGCTCTTCCCACCGTTCTACAGCGAGTTCGGCAAGAACCTGACCATCGGCAGGAACGTCTTCATCAACATCGGCTGCCGCTTCCAGGACACCGGCGGCATCACGATCGGAGACGGCACACTCATCGGCCACGGCACCACCCTGACCACCCTGAACCACAGGCTCGACCCCGACCGGCGAGCAGACATGACCCCGGCGCCGATCGTCATGGGTCACAACGTGTGGCTCGGCGCGGCCGTGACAGTCGTCCCGGGCGTCACGATCGGTGACGGGGCCGTCGTCGGCGCTGGTGCCGTCGTCACCAAGGACGTAGCGGCCCACACGATCGTCGCCGGCGTGCCGGCCAAGCTCGTCCGAGCGACGGGCTTCGAGTCCTCCAGGAGCTGA
- a CDS encoding cyclophilin-like fold protein: protein MRIDITIGEQHFRATLSESAAAGDLAALLPVTLDMIDHGGVEKTGPLPSPVSLAGQPDGADPDVGDVGYYAPGNDLVLYYGDQSFFPGIVILGRLDGDAAQRISEMDGPVTATIAVQDD from the coding sequence ATGAGGATCGACATCACCATCGGCGAGCAGCACTTCCGGGCCACCCTCTCCGAGAGTGCCGCTGCGGGCGACCTGGCCGCTCTGCTGCCGGTGACGCTGGACATGATCGACCACGGCGGGGTCGAGAAGACCGGGCCCCTCCCGTCACCGGTCTCCCTGGCCGGTCAACCTGACGGCGCGGACCCCGACGTGGGTGACGTGGGCTACTACGCGCCGGGGAACGATCTCGTCCTCTACTACGGCGACCAGTCCTTCTTCCCCGGCATCGTCATCCTCGGCCGGCTCGACGGGGACGCCGCGCAGCGCATCTCCGAGATGGACGGTCCTGTCACGGCCACGATCGCGGTGCAGGATGACTGA
- a CDS encoding zinc-dependent alcohol dehydrogenase family protein has translation MRQVVMHGPGDVRVEDREDPRIVEPTDAIVRLSATCICGSDLWPYRGAEPVDHQVMGHEYVGVVEEVGSAVRTVKVGDFVVGSFWASDNTCEICRAGYQAYCVHRVLMGTIGTQAELARIPLADGTLVATPSMPDPDLIPSLMAASDVLGTGWFAAVAAEAGPGKTVAVVGDGAVGLLGILAAKQLGAERIIAFSRHADRQALARGFGATDIVEERGDDGVAKVKELTGGLGAHSVVEAVGTQEAMMQAIHSTRPGGHVGFVGVSHDVAIPGEDLFMAGVHIHGGPAPVRQYLPELIRLIWDRTIDPGKVLDLTLPLERAAEGYEAMDQRTATKVLLTL, from the coding sequence ATGCGTCAGGTTGTCATGCACGGGCCCGGGGACGTCCGCGTCGAGGACCGGGAGGACCCGAGGATCGTCGAGCCGACGGACGCGATCGTCCGCCTGTCGGCGACGTGCATCTGCGGCAGTGACCTGTGGCCCTACCGCGGAGCCGAGCCGGTCGACCACCAGGTGATGGGCCACGAGTACGTCGGCGTCGTCGAGGAGGTCGGCTCCGCCGTGCGCACCGTCAAGGTCGGTGACTTCGTGGTCGGGTCCTTCTGGGCCTCGGACAACACCTGCGAGATCTGCCGGGCCGGGTACCAGGCCTACTGCGTGCACCGGGTGCTCATGGGCACCATCGGCACCCAGGCCGAGCTGGCCCGCATCCCGCTCGCCGACGGCACCCTCGTCGCGACCCCCTCGATGCCCGACCCCGACCTCATCCCGTCCCTGATGGCGGCCTCCGACGTGCTGGGTACCGGCTGGTTCGCCGCCGTCGCCGCCGAGGCCGGACCTGGCAAGACGGTCGCGGTCGTCGGTGACGGCGCCGTCGGCCTGCTCGGGATCCTGGCGGCCAAGCAGCTCGGCGCCGAGCGCATCATCGCGTTCAGCCGCCACGCCGACCGCCAGGCGCTGGCTCGCGGGTTCGGGGCAACCGACATCGTCGAGGAGCGCGGCGACGACGGTGTCGCGAAGGTCAAGGAGCTCACCGGCGGGCTCGGGGCGCACTCGGTCGTCGAGGCGGTCGGCACCCAGGAGGCCATGATGCAGGCGATCCACTCCACCCGGCCCGGCGGTCACGTCGGGTTCGTGGGTGTCTCCCACGACGTCGCAATCCCCGGCGAGGACCTCTTCATGGCCGGCGTGCACATCCACGGCGGCCCCGCCCCGGTCCGCCAGTACCTGCCCGAGCTGATCCGGCTCATCTGGGACCGCACGATCGACCCGGGCAAGGTCCTCGACCTCACCCTCCCCCTGGAGAGAGCCGCCGAGGGCTACGAGGCCATGGACCAGCGCACCGCCACCAAGGTCCTGCTCACCCTCTGA